A DNA window from Ostrea edulis chromosome 5, xbOstEdul1.1, whole genome shotgun sequence contains the following coding sequences:
- the LOC130055001 gene encoding uncharacterized protein LOC130055001 — translation MIVPEPNPSLSPVPLQNTAQVYPQSHSRTQPEFIPSPAPEQSPSLSPVPLQNTARVYPQSRSRTQPEFILSLSPEHSPSLSPVPLQNTVGVYPQSHSGTQPEFILSPTPEHSLSLSSVPLRNTARVYPQSHSGTQPLL, via the exons ATgattg TCCCAGAACCTAATCCGAGTTTATCCCCAGTCCCGCTCCAGAACACAGCCCAAGTTTATCCCCAGTCCCACTCCAGAACACAGCCCGAGTTTATCCCCAGTCCCGCTCCAGAACAGAGCCCGAGTTTATCCCCAGTCCCGCTCCAGAACACAGCCCGAGTTTATCCCCAGTCCCGCTCCAGAACACAACCCGAGTTTATCCTCAGTCTCTCTCCAGAACACAGTCCGAGTTTATCCCCAGTCCCACTCCAGAACACAGTTGGAGTTTATCCTCAGTCCCACTCCGGAACACAACCTGAGTTTATCCTCAGTCCCACTCCGGAACACAGCCTGAGTTTATCCTCAGTCCCGCTCCGGAACACAGCTCGAGTTTATCCTCAGTCCCACTCCGGAACACAACCCCTCCTGTAG